The following is a genomic window from Methanoplanus sp. FWC-SCC4.
CACCCATGAGGGTTGTATTCTCAATCGGCAGTCCAAGCACTTCGAGAGCGATTGAGGTTGCGTCTATTTTTATAATTTTTACGCCCTCGGGAAGACCTGCCTCAAGATCTTTTTCCGTATTTATTATTGCAATTCCGCCTTCTTTGAGACCGCTGAATACATCCACGTCCTTTATCAGTGTGCTGTCCTGGACAATGATGTAGTCCGGTTCATAAATCTGGCTTCTGAGTCTGATTTTTTTATCGTCAAAGCGTACAAACGCCTGTACAGGTGCTCCCCTTCTCTCTACGCCGAAAGCAGGAAACGCCTGTGAGTAGACCTTGCTCTTGAAAGCCGCCGTAGCAATCAGTTCGGCAGCAGTCACAGAGCCCTGACCGCCTCTTCCATGGATTCTAAGTTCTCTCAAAAAAATCCCCAATTAATTTATCATGATTAATTAATAAGAATTTTTGGTCTGGTCGTAATGTGACTTTTTTTCAAAAAAAGGGCATTATAATCAGATATTCACTTTATCCATATACATCTGGGAGATAATTCAAAAATGGAAAAATATACGGCTGTTAAAATTTAATTCAGGTGAACAAAATTTTGTATGAGTGCAAATCTTACAGAAATGTCCCTTATATTAACTATATTGGTTCAATCA
Proteins encoded in this region:
- a CDS encoding pyruvate ferredoxin oxidoreductase subunit gamma — encoded protein: MRELRIHGRGGQGSVTAAELIATAAFKSKVYSQAFPAFGVERRGAPVQAFVRFDDKKIRLRSQIYEPDYIIVQDSTLIKDVDVFSGLKEGGIAIINTEKDLEAGLPEGVKIIKIDATSIALEVLGLPIENTTLMGAFAAATGEIEMAAIEEALKERFPLPLAEKNIAAAKKAYEIVKGGSA